Within the Alphaproteobacteria bacterium genome, the region CATCCTGAATGCGGGAACCGAAGAACAGAAGCGGGAATTGCTGCCGCCTCTTGCCGCCGGAGAAGTCGTGGCGACGCTCGCCCTCGCCGAGGAAAGCGGTCGCTGGGACAGTGCCGGTATCGCCATGACGGCAACCCGGACCGGGAGCGGGTACACGCTGGATGGCGTCAAGAGCTTTGTGCTGGACGGCCATACGGCGGGACTGATCGTGGTTGCGGCCCGTCGCGCCGGGACCGTTGGGGATGCGGGTTTGTCCCTGTTTACTGTCGACGCCGAAGCGCCGGGATTGAACCGGCGCCTGCTCCGGTCGGCCGATGCCACCCGCAAACTTGCACGGCTTGAATTCAGCGGGGTACCGGCAGGACTGCTGGGCAAGGAAGGCGCGGCGGCAGCGCCCCTTGCGAAGACACTGGATCAGGCGGCGGTGTGCCTTGCCAGCGAAATGGTGGGTGGGGCCGAGCATCTGCGTGAATCAGCGCTGGAATATGTGCAGATGCGCATGCAGTTCGGGCGCCCGATCGCATCCTTTCAGGCGATCAAGCACAAATCCGCCGAATTGCTGCTCGATGTCGAACTGGCGAAATCGGCGGCCTATTACGCGGCGCAGGCGGCGGATGACGATGCGGATGACCTGCCGGCGGTTGCCTCGCTGGCCAAGGCCTGCGCGGCGGATGCCTATACCCGGACAGCGATAGAGGCGGTGCAGATGCATGGCGGTATCGGATTCACCTGGGACAACGATACCCATTTATGGTTCAAGCGCGCGAAAAGTTCCGAAGTATTCCTCGGCACGCCGGCATATCACCGCGAACTGATGATGCAGCGCTGGAACGGGTAGGGGGCGAGGAATGAGCGAACCGACCGAAGGCTCCGTCCGGCAGGAATCGCGTAACTGGCTGGAAGCCAACTGGGACCCGGACCTCAGCCTTGTCGAATGGCGTAACCGGCTGGTCGATTCCGGCTGGGGCGCGCCGACATGGCCCGTGGCGTGGCATGGCCGGGGATTGTCGGATCCGCTGGGCCGCGTGGTCGAGGCGGAAATGGATCGCATCGGCGCCGTCGGTGTGGCCAGGACCGGCATTCGCAATCTCGCCGCGGCGACGATCCTTGTCCACGGCACCGATATGCACAAGGAAAAATTCCTGCGCCGGATCCTGACCGGCGAGGATACCTGGTGCCAGTTGTTCAGTGAACCGGGGTGCGGATCGGATCTTGCCGGCGCGACGACGCGGGCGGATTTCAGGGGCAACAAGTGGATCGTCAACGGCCAGAAGGTCTGGACGACCAGCGCGCATCACGCGCAGTACGGGCTGCTGCTGGCGCGCACCGACTGGGATGCGCCGAAGCATCAGGGCCTCAGCTTCTTCATCATCGATATCGAACAGCCGGGCGTCGATGTCCAGCCGCTGCGCCAGATGAACGGGCATGCCTCGTTCAACCAGGTGTTCTTCACCGATGCGGAGATCGCGCCGGAATTCATCCTGTCTGAAACCGGTAATGGCTGGGCGGTTGCGACCACGACGCTGATGCATGAACGGCGCGGGGCGGATTCGCTGCGCCGCTACGCGAAGGCTTCCAACCGGCCGGGCCGGGTGTATGAGGAAGAAGCCGCCGAAATCGCGATCCAGCTGGAACCCTATAAATGGTACCCGCAGCGCGCCGGGCGGGTCGACCTGGTCATTGAGCGGGCGAAGGCGACGGGTGCGTTCGACGACCCGGCGGTCCGGCAGGAAATCGCGAAGCTGCTGACGCTGTCCAGGGCGGCGGAATGGACGGCGCGCCGCGCCCGCGCGATGCAGGATCGCGGCGGGCCGCAGGGACCGGAGGGATCGCTCGGCAAACTGGCGGCCAGCAATGTCGCGCGCATGGCGGCGCGGGTGCATACCTTGATCGCCGGCGCGGATGCGATGCTGGCCGGTCCGGACGGCGCGCTGGACGGCGTTATCGCCGAGGTGCTGGTTTCCGTTCCGGCGGTCTCCATCGCCGGCGGGACCGATGAAATCCAGAAGAACATCATTTCCGAACGCGTCCTGAAAATGCCGAAGGAACCGCGTTCCGATACAAAGGGGCCGTTTCGCGACGTGCCCCGCAACACGGTCGGCTGACCGGAAAACCGGGGGATTGCTTAAGTGACTGACAGACCGCGCGGCCCGCTGGACGGTATCCGGGTCCTTGACCTTACCACCGTCATGCTTGGTCCGTTTTCGACCCAGATCCTGGGGGAAATGGGCGCCGACGTCATCAAGATCGAATCGCCGGGCGGCGATATCGGGCGCATGACAGGCGTTGGAAAGAGCCCGGGCATGTCGGCGGCCTATATGATGAAGGGCCGCAACAAGCGCAGCGTCGTGCTGGACCTGAAGATGCCGGAAGCGCGGGACGCGCTGAAGCGCCTGGTCGAGACCGCCGATGTCTTCGTGCACAATATCCGCCCGAAGGCGACGGTCCGCCTCGGAATCGACTATGACAGCATCGTCAAATGGAAGCCGGATATCGTTTACGCGGCAGCCACGGGGTATGGCGAGGACGGTCCCTTTGTCGACAAGCCCGCCTATGACGACCTGATCCAGGGGGCCTCCGGTCTGGCGGCGCTGTTCGGCGCCGTGACCGGCACGCCGCGCTATGGCCCGACGGTCCTGGCGGACAAGACGACCGGCATGTTCCTGACCTATGCGATCACGATGGCGCTGTTCCACCGCGAACGCACGGGCGAGGGGCAGCGGGTGCATGTGCCGATGTACGAATCTTTCGCCGCCTTCGTGATGAACGAGCACATGCAGGGCCGCATGTACGAACCCCCGGTCGGCCCCGCCGGCTACCAGCGCATGCTGACTCCGCACCGGCGCCCCTATCCGACGGCGGACGGGCATGTCTGCGTGTTGCCCTATAACGACCGTCACTGGAAGAAATTCTTCGAAGTGGTGGGTCGTGGCGATCTGATCGGGGACGAACGGTTTTCCAGCCAGGCGGCGCGGTCGGCGAATATCGACGCGCTGTACGGAATCGTCGCCGAGGTCATGCCGACACGAACGTCCAGGGAATGGCTGACCCTGCTGGAAGCGGCGGATATTCCCGTGATGCCGATGAACACGCCGGAAGATCTGTTCGATTGCCCGCATCTGAGCGCGGTCGGCATGTTCCCCGTGGTCGATCACCCGACCGAGGGGAAGCTGCGCCATATCAAGGTGCCGGTGAGCTTTTCCAGGACGCCGGGCGGCTATTACCGCCATCCCGAAAGACTTGGCCAGAGCACCGAGGCCGTGCTTGCGGAAGCCGGGTTCACGGCGGAAGAAATCGCGGCGTTGCAGGACAAAGGCGCCGCGGGCCGCCCGCCCGAATAGGCGCCCGTTCCGCCTACCGGGAGGGGCGATCAGGAACCGGCCGCCCGACCTCGCGTTCATTTTGTTGTGCTATCCGATGGAAACCGTGAAGATGGCGCAAAAGGTCGCAGCTGACGGACCGTATTCGTGGACGACGAAAAGCAACAGGATCAGGGGTTTCGTTTCGCAGGGCGTACCGTGCCCAGCATGAGCGAGGCGAAGGATGCGATTGGCAGTATGGTCTGGCGCTACCGCGAGGAGTCGCTGCCGTTCTGGAAGGCTGTTCTGCTGCGCAGCTTCCGCATTGGATTCGCCACTGCACGAGACCTGATGGAAGGTCAACTCACCTTGCGGGCGATGAGCCTCGTCTACACGACGCTGTTGTCGCTGGTGCCGTTGCTGGCGATCAGCTTTTCGGTCCTCAAGGGATTTGGCGTACATAACCAGATCGAACCCGTCCTGAACAATCTGACCGCGCCTCTTGGCGATCAGGGTGGCCAGATTACCCGCCAGATCATCTCCTTCGTGGAAAATGTAAAGGTCGGCGTACTTGGCTTTATCGGCTTCGGACTGCTGTTCTACACCGTCGTGTCGCTGATGCAGAAGATCGAGCGCGCGGTAAATTATATATGGCGGGTGACGCGGGAGCGCTCCTTCGCCCAGCGTGTTCGCGATTACCTCAGCGTCGTGTTGGTTGGCCCGGCATTGGTGTTCGCCTCCGTCGGTATCTCGGCGACCGTTGCCAATAACGCCGTCGTCCAGTCGCTGATGAAATTTCAGCCCTTCGGCTGGCTGCTGGAAGTCGCGGCCATGGCCGTTCCGTACCTGATGGTTGTGGCGGCTTTCACCTTTATCTACATGTTCATGCCCAATACCGGCGTGCGCCTTCGCTCCGCCTTTGTCGGCGCGCTGGTTGCGGGCGCCTTGTGGAATATTGTCGGCTGGGGGTTTGCTTCCTTTGTTGTCGGTTCGACCAATTACGATGCGATTTACTCCACCTTCGCAACGCTGATCCTGTTCCTGATCTGGCTTTATATCGGTTGGCTCGTCCTGCTGACGGGCGCCTGCATCGCCTTCTATCACCAGAACCCGAGCGCCACCGCCGGGGCGCACAAGCCGCTATCCCTGTCCAACCGCGTAAAGGAGCATGTCGGCCTCATGACGATGGCTATGATCGGCCGGCGCTTCCATGCGGGCGAGCGGCCCTGGACTCTGGAGCAACTGACCAGCCGCCTGAAAGTTCCCGGCGAGGTGGCGGAACGCGCCATAGAAGCGTTGGAAACCGGGGGGCTGGTGTTGCATACGGGCGAGGTTCCATCCCGCTACATGCCGGCCCGTCCGCTGGAGAAAATAACGGTGATCGAAATCCTCGACGTCGTCCGCAACGCCGGAGAGGAGCGGGTGCTGTCCATGGAACGGTTGCCCCCGGATCCGGCAGTGGCGCATGTTGGCGAGGACGTGAAAGAGGCGGTGATGCGGACGCTGCGCGGCCGAACGCTTCGTGACATGATACTTGACGACGGCACCCTGCATGACCTGACGCCCGACACAAGGCGTGCAGCCGGCGGCTGACTCGGCTTTCTCTCGATCCGGACGGGGCGCACGGCTTCTGAACCGGTTCAGGCCCAGCGAACGTTGTCGGCGCGGTCGTCGGCGGTCAGCAGCGTCGTGGTGAATACCGACGTCCAGTCGCACAGGTCGTAACGCCGGCTCAGCTTGCGGCGCACCTCCGCCTCACCGGGGCTGTCCGGAATCTTGGACCGTTCCCACATGGCGAGGTCGGGGCGTCGGGTCATCAGCAGGGTTCGCCGCAACTCATCCGGGTCCTGCCCATCGTCGCGGTCGAGGAACCGCCACATGCCGATTATCTGCGAATCATAGGCGGATTCGAAACCGGGCCAGGCGCCGGCGCAGAGGTCCAGGAACTCTGCCCAGTGGGCCTTCGGCGTGTCGAACCAGCGGAATGCGAAATTGCCCTGGCGGCGTGGCGGCTCGATCCGTTCCGGCCGCAATGTCGGAATCATGGCGGCATTGGTCGCAGCGCGTATCCCCGCGATATCCGCCAACAGTATCCGGTCCGATTCCGGCGCGCCGCTGCCGTCGGGCCAGGCAGTGATGACGTTCAGTTCGTCCCGCGGCGTTCCGATCTGGCTACGCCATATCCCGTAGAGAACGCCACCCTGCGCCGCGAGGCGCGCCGCGCCGGCGTCCCGCAACGTGTCGGATACTGTCTGCCACTGACGTGGCGCACAATCGATACGGTGGTGCACATAAAGGTCCGGCATCGGGCTATTCCTTAATTACGGTCGTTCATTGCGCGCCAAATACGAGATTGGGCAGGACCAGGGTGATCTGCGGCACATAGGCGATTAACAGCGTATAGCAGAGCAGCATGATAAAGAACGGGATCGAGGCGGACCATGCCTTTGTGATCGGATAGTTGGCGACGCCGCAGGTTGTCAGCAGAACCGACGCAACCGGCGGGGTCTGTTCGCCGATGACCACGCAGAAGATGAACAGCATGCCGAAATGGACCCGGTCCATGCCCATCTGGTCGACCAGCGGCAGGAAGATCGGGACCAGCATCAGGATCATCGGTGCGCCGTGCAGGAATGTGCCGGCTATCACCAGGAAGCTAACGATGACGAGCGTCACGAAAAATGGCGACAGACCCCAGGACATGATTTCCGTCGCCATGGCTTGTGGCACGCCCTCGGAGATCAGGTAGTGGGCGAATACAGAACTGATCGACAGCAGCAACAGGACGTTGGCCGCCCGCCGGCCGGCGACCATGAAGCTGCGTGGCAGATCGCGCACGCGCATGCCGCGATAGACGACGATGGCGGCGAAAATGGCAAGCGAGGTGCAGATTGCCGACGCTTCGGTCGGTGTGAAGGCGCCGCCGACAATGCCGAAGATGATCGTCGCCGGGATCAGTAACGCGATCCAGGTCCGGTTGAACCGGTGGACGACGTTGCCGAAGCTGAAAGGTTCGTGCGTCGGGTATGCGCGCTTTTTGGCGATGACATAGGCAACTATCATCAGGCAGACGCCGTAGCCGACGCCGGGGATATATCCCGCAATGAACAGCCGCGCGATGGAGACGTCGGAAACGACGGAGTACAGGATCATGCCGATACTCGGCGGGATGAGGATGCCAATCGAGGCCGAATAAGAGGTCACGATGATGGAAAAATCCTTGGCGTAGCCGCGCTTTTCCATCTCGGGAATCAGGGATCGAGCCGACGGAGGCCGCATCGGCCACGGCCGACCCCGACACGTTTGCGAACAGCATCGAGGTGACGATATTGGCATGGGCCAGCCCGCCGGACATCCAGCCGACAAGGGCGCTGGCGAAGTCGATCAGCCGGGCCGCGACCGCGCCGGAGCCCAGTACCTCGCCGGTCAGGATGAACAGCGGAATGGCGAGTATGACAAACGAAACCAGCCCGTCCGTCATCTGGCCGTGGAAGTTGATCAGGTTGTGGTCGCCAACGATATAGGACAGAAGGCCTACCATACCGAGAGACAGCGCGATCGGCAGGGCCAATACGATGAGAAGGATGATCAACAGGATAAAAAAGCCGGCCATTTTCGTTCTCTATGTAAGTTTTTCTGATAGTTAGGCTATACCTAATCCGTCATCGGCGTATAGCGATCTTTTTGGAAGGGAGACGGCGATCCCGTAAACTATCCGCGCGTAAAATCGACTCGCCGCGCCATTATAAGTATATATACCTATCTTGCGCGTTCCGGATTTTGCGGCGTTTTGCCGGTGGGGGCGGGCGTCGTCCGGGGCTGTCTCCCGACCCTTAAGGACCCAGGATCAGGTTTGGCACGAAGAGCGTAACCTGCGGAACATAGGCGATCATCAGTGTGTAACACAGCAGCATGATGAAGAACGGAACGGACGCCGCCCAGGCGCGGGTTATGGGGAGATTCGCCACGCCGCACGTGGTCAGCAGTACCGACGCCACCGGCGGGGTCTGCTCGCCTATCACCACGCAGAAAATGAAGAACAACCCGAAATGCACCCTGTCCATGCCGATCTGGTCGACCAGCGGCAGGAAGATCGGCGTCAGCATCAGGATCATGGGCGCGCCGTGCAGGAAAATGCCCGCCAGCGTCAGGAAGATAAAAATGACCAGGATGACGGCCCAGGGGTCGAGTCCCCAGGACATGATTTCGGCCGCCATGGCCTGCGGCACGCCCTCGGTGATCAGGTAATGGGCGAATACCGAACTGATCGACAACAGCAGCAGGACGTTGGCCGCCCTGCGACCGGCGGTTATGAAGCTCTGCGGCAGGTCGCGGAACCTCATGCCCCTGTATACGAACAGCGCGGCGACGAGCGCCAGGGCAGTCGTGATCGCAGCGGCCTCGGTCGGCGTGAAAGCACCGCCGACAATGCCGAAGATGATCGTCGCCGGGATCAGCAGCGCGATCCAGGTCCGGTTGAAGCGGTGAACGACGTTGC harbors:
- a CDS encoding acyl-CoA dehydrogenase family protein produces the protein MQFTFTEEQEEFRRYLRRFLDAKSPAVEVRRLMETEDGYDPAVWRQLCTDLGLPAVQIPETYGGQGFGFVELGIALEEMGRALLCAPYFASAVLASNAILNAGTEEQKRELLPPLAAGEVVATLALAEESGRWDSAGIAMTATRTGSGYTLDGVKSFVLDGHTAGLIVVAARRAGTVGDAGLSLFTVDAEAPGLNRRLLRSADATRKLARLEFSGVPAGLLGKEGAAAAPLAKTLDQAAVCLASEMVGGAEHLRESALEYVQMRMQFGRPIASFQAIKHKSAELLLDVELAKSAAYYAAQAADDDADDLPAVASLAKACAADAYTRTAIEAVQMHGGIGFTWDNDTHLWFKRAKSSEVFLGTPAYHRELMMQRWNG
- a CDS encoding acyl-CoA dehydrogenase family protein, with product MSEPTEGSVRQESRNWLEANWDPDLSLVEWRNRLVDSGWGAPTWPVAWHGRGLSDPLGRVVEAEMDRIGAVGVARTGIRNLAAATILVHGTDMHKEKFLRRILTGEDTWCQLFSEPGCGSDLAGATTRADFRGNKWIVNGQKVWTTSAHHAQYGLLLARTDWDAPKHQGLSFFIIDIEQPGVDVQPLRQMNGHASFNQVFFTDAEIAPEFILSETGNGWAVATTTLMHERRGADSLRRYAKASNRPGRVYEEEAAEIAIQLEPYKWYPQRAGRVDLVIERAKATGAFDDPAVRQEIAKLLTLSRAAEWTARRARAMQDRGGPQGPEGSLGKLAASNVARMAARVHTLIAGADAMLAGPDGALDGVIAEVLVSVPAVSIAGGTDEIQKNIISERVLKMPKEPRSDTKGPFRDVPRNTVG
- a CDS encoding CoA transferase — protein: MTDRPRGPLDGIRVLDLTTVMLGPFSTQILGEMGADVIKIESPGGDIGRMTGVGKSPGMSAAYMMKGRNKRSVVLDLKMPEARDALKRLVETADVFVHNIRPKATVRLGIDYDSIVKWKPDIVYAAATGYGEDGPFVDKPAYDDLIQGASGLAALFGAVTGTPRYGPTVLADKTTGMFLTYAITMALFHRERTGEGQRVHVPMYESFAAFVMNEHMQGRMYEPPVGPAGYQRMLTPHRRPYPTADGHVCVLPYNDRHWKKFFEVVGRGDLIGDERFSSQAARSANIDALYGIVAEVMPTRTSREWLTLLEAADIPVMPMNTPEDLFDCPHLSAVGMFPVVDHPTEGKLRHIKVPVSFSRTPGGYYRHPERLGQSTEAVLAEAGFTAEEIAALQDKGAAGRPPE
- a CDS encoding YhjD/YihY/BrkB family envelope integrity protein; amino-acid sequence: MDDEKQQDQGFRFAGRTVPSMSEAKDAIGSMVWRYREESLPFWKAVLLRSFRIGFATARDLMEGQLTLRAMSLVYTTLLSLVPLLAISFSVLKGFGVHNQIEPVLNNLTAPLGDQGGQITRQIISFVENVKVGVLGFIGFGLLFYTVVSLMQKIERAVNYIWRVTRERSFAQRVRDYLSVVLVGPALVFASVGISATVANNAVVQSLMKFQPFGWLLEVAAMAVPYLMVVAAFTFIYMFMPNTGVRLRSAFVGALVAGALWNIVGWGFASFVVGSTNYDAIYSTFATLILFLIWLYIGWLVLLTGACIAFYHQNPSATAGAHKPLSLSNRVKEHVGLMTMAMIGRRFHAGERPWTLEQLTSRLKVPGEVAERAIEALETGGLVLHTGEVPSRYMPARPLEKITVIEILDVVRNAGEERVLSMERLPPDPAVAHVGEDVKEAVMRTLRGRTLRDMILDDGTLHDLTPDTRRAAGG
- a CDS encoding TRAP transporter large permease, with the translated sequence MPISSPRCCSQTCRGRPWPMRPPSARSLIPEMEKRGYAKDFSIIVTSYSASIGILIPPSIGMILYSVVSDVSIARLFIAGYIPGVGYGVCLMIVAYVIAKKRAYPTHEPFSFGNVVHRFNRTWIALLIPATIIFGIVGGAFTPTEASAICTSLAIFAAIVVYRGMRVRDLPRSFMVAGRRAANVLLLLSISSVFAHYLISEGVPQAMATEIMSWGLSPFFVTLVIVSFLVIAGTFLHGAPMILMLVPIFLPLVDQMGMDRVHFGMLFIFCVVIGEQTPPVASVLLTTCGVANYPITKAWSASIPFFIMLLCYTLLIAYVPQITLVLPNLVFGAQ
- a CDS encoding TRAP transporter large permease, with translation MAMLFVFLIIFLIMLALPIALSLGMVGLFSYVVAGDSLINFHSQMTDGLVSFVILAIPLFILTGEILGSGAVAARMIAFASSIVGWMSGGLAHANVVTAMMFANVSGSAVADAAAVGSILIPEMEKRGYSKEFSVVVTSYGASIGILIPPSIGMILYSVVSDVSIARLFLAGYIPGVGYGLCLMAVAYFVAKKRAYPTHEPFSFGNVVHRFNRTWIALLIPATIIFGIVGGAFTPTEAAAITTALALVAALFVYRGMRFRDLPQSFITAGRRAANVLLLLSISSVFAHYLITEGVPQAMAAEIMSWGLDPWAVILVIFIFLTLAGIFLHGAPMILMLTPIFLPLVDQIGMDRVHFGLFFIFCVVIGEQTPPVASVLLTTCGVANLPITRAWAASVPFFIMLLCYTLMIAYVPQVTLFVPNLILGP